The Oncorhynchus clarkii lewisi isolate Uvic-CL-2024 chromosome 29, UVic_Ocla_1.0, whole genome shotgun sequence genome contains a region encoding:
- the LOC139388356 gene encoding UDP-glucose 6-dehydrogenase-like produces MMEVRRICCIGAGYVGGPTCSVIAQMCPEVTVTVVDVNEDRIRAWNSDSLPIFELGLQEVVDSCRGVNLFFSTDIDEAIKNADLVFISVNTPTKTFGIGKGRAADLKYIEACARRIADVSSGCKIVVEKSTVPVRAAESIRRIFNANTKSSLSFQVLSNPEFLAEGTAITDLKNPDRVLIGGDETPEGQHAIQALRSIYEHWVPKNKIITTNTWSSELSKLAANAFLAQRISSINSISALCEVTGADVEEVAHAIGTDQRIGSRFLKASVGFGGSCFQKDVLNLVYLCEALNLPEVARYWQQVIEINDYQRKRFSSRIINCLFNTVTDKKIALLGFAFKKNTGDTRESSSIYISRYLLEEGACLHIYDPKVKAEQIMQDLTKPTPSERHDTATVSRLVTIVTDPYKACENAHAIVICTEWDMFKELDYERIHKAMLKPAFIFDGRRILDSLHDQLQHIGFQVETIGKRVNQRIPFTTSGDRSEMDQPQPLKKNKL; encoded by the exons atgatggaggtgaggaGGATCTGTTGTATTGGGGCTGGCTACGTGGGCGGTCCCACCTGCAGCGTCATCGCCCAGATGTGCCCTGAAGTGACGGTTACCGTTGTTGACGTGAACGAGGACCGCATCCGTGCCTGGAATTCTGATAGCCTTCCCATCTTTGAG cttGGACTCCAGGAAGTGGTGGACTCATGCCGCGGGGTCAACCTTTTCTTCTCCACAGACATTGATGAGGCCATAAAAAATGCAGACCTGGTCTTCATATCT GTTAATACGCCTACCAAGACATTTGGGATTGGTAAGGGTCGAGCAGCAGACCTGAAGTACATAGAAGCATGTGCCCGGCGCATTGCCGATGTCTCCAGTGGCTGTAAGATTGTTGTGGAGAAAAGCACAGTTCCTGTACGTGCTGCTGAGAGCATCCGCCGCATCTTCAATGCCAACACCAAGAGTAGCCTCAGCTTCCAG GTTCTCTCAAACCCAGAGTTTCTTGCTGAGGGAACAGCCATCACTGATCTGAAGAATCCAGACAGGGTATTGATTGGGGGGGATGAGACCCCTGAGGGCCAACATGCTATTCAGGCCTTGCGGAGCATCTATGAACACTGGGTCCCCAAGAACAAGATCATCACCACCAATACCTGGTCCTCTGAGCTTTCCAAGCTG GCAGCCAATGCCTTTCTTGCCCAACGTATCAGTAGCATCAACTCTATCAGTGCCCTCTGTGAGGTAACCGGTGCTGATGTGGAGGAGGTGGCACATGCCATTGGGACAGACCAGAGAATAGGCAGCCGCTTCCTGAAGGCCAGCGTAG GATTTGGTGGCAGCTGTTTCCAGAAAGACGTTCTCAATCTTGTGTACCTATGCGAGGCGCTGAACTTACCCGAGGTTGCAAGATACTGGCAACAG gttatagagataaacgaCTACCAGCGAAAACGATTCTCCTCACGGATAATCAACTGCCTCTTCAACACAGTGACAGACAAGAAGATAGCCTTGCTCGGATTCGCTTTCAAGAAAAACACTGGCGATACAAG GGAATCCTCTAGTATCTACATCAGTCGCTACCTGCTGGAGGAGGGAGCCTGTCTACACATCTATGACCCAAAGGTTAAAGCTGAGCAGATCATGCAGGACCTGACTAAGCCCACACCCTCAGAAAGACATGACACTGCCACAG TTTCTCGTCTAGTCACCATCGTCACAGACCCATACAAGGCTTGTGAGAATGCCCATGCAATTGTGATCTGCACAGAGTGGGATATGTTCAAG GAACTGGACTATGAGAGGATCCATAAAGCCATGCTGAAACCTGCCTTCATCTTTGACGGCAGAAGGATCTTGGACAGCTTGCACGACCAACTCCAGCATATTGGCTTCCAG GTGGAGACTATTGGGAAAAGAGTTAACCAAAGAATCCCTTTCACTACCAGTGGCGACAGGTCAGAAATGGACCAACCGCAACCATTGAAGAAGAACAAACTGTGA
- the LOC139388111 gene encoding WD repeat-containing protein 55 codes for MAASLEVGTISIMTGSDDLKTEDTGDESVEDTKDDLKKDQGSEEDEPAEEPREPRIRETPEDIKLDAIVNTLAFHPKQDIFAAGDIDGDIYVYSYSCTEGESKELWSSGHHLKSCREVAFSHDGQKLFSVSKDKSVHLMDVEGGKLVTRIAKAHSVPINALLLVDENVLATGDDGGTLKVWDMRKGTSFMDLKHHDDYISGIAIDQAKRMLLTSSGDGTMGVFNIKRRRFELLSEFQSGDLTSVAIMKRGKKVVCGSSEGTMYIFNWNGFGATSDRFAVKAESVDCIVPITDSILCAASMDGVIRAINLLPNRVLGCIGQHVGEPIEQIARSRDSRFLASCAHDQMIKFWDISSLRDMTVSDYRKRKKKDGNLKSLSKKAYGGGDDFFSGLMEETEAKQEEKEEDEGDSDSDSD; via the exons ATGGCGGCTTCCTTG GAAGTCGGGACTATTTCGATAATGACTGGTTCTGATGATTTGAAAACAGAAGATACCGGG GACGAGTCGGTAGAGGACACAAAAGATGATTTGAAAAAAGATCAAGGTTCTGAG GAAGACGAACCGGCAGAGGAACCAAGAGAGCCAAGGATTCGTGAAACGCCAGAGGACATCAAACTCGACGCAATTGTCAACACATTGGCCTTCCATCCAAAACAAGATATTTTTGCTGCCGGGGATATTGACGGTGATATTTACGT ATACTCCTACTCATGCACAGAGGGGGAGAGCAAGGAGCTATGGTCGTCTGGACATCACCTCAAGTCCTGCAGGGAAGTTGCTTTCTCTCATGATGGACAGA AACTGTTCAGCGTTTCAAAAGACAAGTCAGTCCATCTCATGGATGTGGAAGGGGGAAAACTTGTCACACGCATCGCCAAAGCCCACAG TGTCCCAATCAATGCGCTGCTGCTGGTGGATGAGAATGTGCTCGCCACCGGGGATGATGGGGGGACACTGAAGGTTTGGGACATGAGGAAGGGCACATCGTTCATGGACCTGAAGCATCATGATGACTATATCAGCGGCATTGCTATTGACCAGGCCAAGAGAATGCTTCTCACCTCCAG TGGTGATGGGACGATGGGGGTCTTCAACATCAAGAGGCGGCGATTTGAGCTCCTGTCAGAGTTCCAGAGTGGGGACCTTACCTCGGTGGCCATTATGAAG CGAGGGAAGAAGGTGGTGTGTGGCTCCAGTGAAGGGACTATGTACATCTTCAACTGGAACGGCTTTGGAGCCACCAGTGACCGCTTCGCTGTGAAGGCAGAATCCGTGGACTGCATTGTTCCCATTACAGACAGTATACTGTGTGCTGCCTCCATGGATGGAGTTATACG TGCCATAAACCTCCTGCCCAATCGGGTACTGGGCTGCATAGGGCAGCATGTTGGGGAGCCTATTGAGCAAATTGCCCGCTCTCGCGACTCACGTTTCCTGGCGAGCTGTGCCCACGACCAGATGATCAAGTTCTGGGACATTTCAAGTCTCCGCGACATGACAGTCAGTGACTAccggaagaggaagaagaaagatGGAAACCTCAAGTCCCTCAGCAAGAAAGCCTATGGGGGTGGGGATGACTTCTTTTCTGGACTGATGGAAGAGACTGAGGCAAaacaggaagagaaagaagaggatGAAGGAGACAGTGACAGCGACAGTGATTAA